A genomic window from Streptococcus sanguinis includes:
- the atpF gene encoding F0F1 ATP synthase subunit B: MNITVGEIIGNFILIAGSFLLLVFLIKKFAWGNIIGILDQRAQKISDDIDGAEAARKKAEDLAQKREEALAGSRAEAVAIVETAKETAEKNKAGILANAAEEAGRLKVKANQEIAQNKAEAMSSIKGEVADLTVTLASKILSQELDKEAQSELIDRYIKQLGDA; this comes from the coding sequence ATGAACATAACCGTAGGTGAAATTATTGGCAACTTTATCTTGATTGCCGGCTCCTTTCTTCTTTTAGTATTTCTCATTAAGAAGTTTGCCTGGGGCAATATTATTGGGATTTTAGATCAGCGTGCTCAAAAGATTTCAGATGATATTGATGGTGCAGAAGCTGCTCGTAAGAAGGCAGAAGACTTGGCGCAAAAGCGCGAGGAAGCTCTGGCAGGAAGTCGTGCGGAAGCAGTTGCTATTGTTGAGACAGCTAAGGAGACAGCTGAGAAGAACAAGGCTGGAATCCTAGCTAATGCAGCAGAAGAAGCAGGACGTCTGAAGGTTAAAGCGAATCAGGAAATTGCCCAAAACAAGGCAGAGGCTATGAGTAGCATCAAAGGAGAAGTGGCTGACTTGACAGTGACTTTGGCTAGTAAGATTTTGAGCCAGGAGCTGGATAAGGAAGCTCAAAGCGAGCTCATTGACCGCTATATCAAACAGTTAGGAGATGCCTGA
- the atpB gene encoding F0F1 ATP synthase subunit A encodes MEESINPTINVGPVTFDLTLLAMTLLTVFVTFGLVYWASRKMTIKPSRKQNALEYIYDFVIDFTKGNVGEHYMKNYSLFLFSLFLFVAVANNLGLMAKVQTTNGFNLWTSPTANLAFDLAFSLLVTIFCHVEGVRRQGIKGYLKGFVTPGIMTPMNILEEFTNFASLALRIYGNIFAGEVLAGLLLTWAHQAAYWYPIAFIMNMVWTGFSIFISCIQAYVFTMLTSMYLGKKINGEVE; translated from the coding sequence TTGGAAGAAAGTATCAATCCAACTATCAATGTCGGTCCTGTGACCTTTGATTTGACCCTGCTGGCCATGACTCTGCTGACGGTGTTTGTAACTTTTGGACTTGTTTATTGGGCAAGTCGAAAGATGACGATTAAGCCGTCAAGAAAGCAGAATGCTTTGGAATATATCTATGATTTTGTCATTGATTTTACCAAGGGAAACGTTGGCGAGCATTATATGAAGAATTACTCGCTTTTTCTATTCTCCCTCTTTCTTTTCGTGGCTGTGGCGAATAACTTGGGATTGATGGCTAAGGTTCAGACAACCAATGGTTTCAATCTCTGGACATCGCCGACAGCCAATCTCGCTTTTGACCTAGCCTTCTCTCTTTTAGTGACGATTTTCTGTCATGTGGAAGGAGTCCGACGTCAAGGGATAAAAGGATATCTAAAAGGTTTTGTGACTCCAGGTATCATGACACCCATGAATATCTTGGAAGAATTTACCAATTTTGCTTCGCTAGCCTTGCGGATTTATGGGAATATTTTTGCAGGTGAAGTATTGGCTGGTTTGCTCTTGACTTGGGCACATCAAGCAGCGTATTGGTATCCAATTGCCTTTATTATGAACATGGTTTGGACTGGTTTTTCCATCTTCATTTCCTGTATCCAAGCCTATGTTTTTACCATGCTAACATCTATGTATCTTGGTAAAAAGATTAATGGTGAGGTAGAATAA
- a CDS encoding F0F1 ATP synthase subunit C, with product MNLTYLGLCFACFGVSIAEGLIMSNLFKAASRQPEMIGQLRSLLILGIAFVEGTFFVTLAMAFVIK from the coding sequence ATGAATTTAACATATTTAGGACTTTGTTTTGCCTGCTTTGGCGTATCAATTGCTGAAGGTTTGATTATGAGTAATTTATTTAAGGCAGCGTCTCGTCAGCCAGAAATGATCGGTCAATTGAGAAGCCTCCTAATCTTGGGAATTGCCTTTGTCGAAGGTACTTTCTTTGTAACGCTGGCTATGGCCTTTGTTATCAAATAA
- the manA gene encoding mannose-6-phosphate isomerase, class I: MSEPLFLQSVMQEKIWGGTKLRDVFGYEIPSDHVGEYWAISAHPNGVSTVRNGRFAGQKLDALYAEHRELFGNRSEPVFPLLTKILDANDWLSVQVHPDDAYGLEHEGELGKTECWYVIAADEGAEIIYGHNAKSKEELRQQIESKDWDRLLTKIPVKAGDFFYVPSGTMHAIGSGILILETQQSSDTTYRVYDFDRKDDAGNLRELHLEQSIDVLTIGEPANSRPVTIQADSLTSTLLVANDFFAVYKWDIAGSVNFKKTADYSLVSVLEGVGELEVDGAVYPLEKGEHFILPSNVTEWTLSGDLQLIVSHP; this comes from the coding sequence ATGTCAGAACCATTATTTCTACAGTCTGTGATGCAGGAGAAGATTTGGGGCGGCACCAAGCTGCGCGATGTCTTTGGCTATGAGATTCCTAGCGACCATGTTGGCGAGTACTGGGCTATCTCGGCTCACCCTAATGGTGTGTCAACTGTTAGGAACGGTCGCTTTGCTGGTCAGAAGCTAGATGCGCTCTATGCTGAGCACCGTGAGCTCTTTGGCAATCGCTCAGAGCCAGTCTTTCCGCTTTTGACCAAGATTTTAGATGCCAATGACTGGCTCAGTGTTCAGGTCCATCCTGATGATGCCTATGGACTGGAGCACGAAGGGGAGCTTGGTAAGACTGAATGCTGGTATGTCATTGCTGCAGACGAAGGAGCAGAGATTATTTATGGCCACAATGCCAAGAGCAAGGAAGAGCTGCGCCAGCAGATTGAGAGCAAGGACTGGGACCGTCTCCTGACTAAAATTCCAGTAAAAGCTGGCGATTTCTTCTATGTGCCAAGTGGCACCATGCATGCCATTGGATCAGGGATCCTGATTTTAGAAACTCAGCAGTCCAGTGACACGACTTACCGTGTCTATGACTTTGATCGCAAGGACGATGCTGGCAATCTTCGTGAGCTGCATTTAGAGCAGTCTATTGATGTTTTGACTATTGGTGAGCCAGCTAATAGCCGTCCTGTTACCATTCAGGCAGATAGTTTGACTTCTACTCTTTTGGTGGCCAATGACTTCTTTGCTGTTTACAAGTGGGATATCGCCGGTTCAGTCAATTTTAAAAAGACAGCAGACTATAGCTTGGTCAGTGTCTTGGAAGGTGTTGGTGAGCTAGAAGTTGATGGAGCTGTCTACCCGCTCGAAAAAGGGGAGCATTTCATCCTGCCTAGCAATGTCACAGAATGGACCTTGTCTGGAGATTTGCAGCTGATTGTCAGCCATCCATAA
- a CDS encoding phosphatase PAP2 family protein → MKDYTIFYQQLTAPFRSRPQWLKGLVYFNRGMTLFIPIVYGLVLISAFLTEGWKGLLTFFFLPAIGFGLLSAIRKQLNQARPYEKWPIQPLLAKDTSGKSMPSRHVFSATVISMCLLYFFWLPGLICLLLSAGLALVRVIGGVHYPKDVLVGYLCGIFWGALLFLL, encoded by the coding sequence ATGAAAGACTACACAATTTTTTATCAACAATTAACAGCTCCCTTTCGCAGTCGCCCTCAGTGGCTGAAAGGGCTGGTTTACTTCAATAGGGGAATGACCCTGTTCATACCTATTGTTTATGGTCTCGTTCTAATCAGTGCTTTTCTGACGGAAGGCTGGAAAGGGCTGCTTACTTTTTTCTTCCTGCCAGCTATCGGATTTGGTCTGTTGTCAGCTATTCGTAAACAGCTGAATCAAGCACGCCCTTACGAAAAATGGCCAATTCAGCCCTTGTTGGCCAAGGATACATCAGGCAAGTCCATGCCCAGCCGCCATGTCTTTTCGGCGACAGTGATTTCCATGTGCCTACTCTACTTTTTCTGGTTGCCGGGGCTTATTTGCCTCTTGCTTTCGGCAGGGCTGGCCTTAGTGCGCGTGATTGGCGGAGTGCACTATCCAAAGGATGTGCTGGTCGGCTATCTTTGCGGCATTTTCTGGGGAGCTTTACTCTTTTTATTATAA
- a CDS encoding glycogen/starch/alpha-glucan phosphorylase, with translation MELTKERFIRDFKDILHERQLIKVADATSVELFQALASTVRKYITPLWLERRNQLIEQQQKTAYYFSIEFLPGRMLETNLLNLGILDTVKEGFADLGVDFEDVKNAEYDMALGNGGLGRLAAAFMDSLATTGYPGFGNGIRYRYGLFKQRIVDGYQVEIPDAWFGSLGNVWETRKDHDIVDVKIFGNVSLHANEKGRIVPLYENSKILRAVPYDVPQIGFGNDNVNNLRLWDVEIPEEHELDYPTIEARRRVQDITAILYPDDSSYEGKELRLIQEYFMTSAGLQTIIKSYLKQGRPLKDIHEKVSVHINDTHPAVAPAEFMRLLMDEYDLEWADAWNATVKTMSYTNHTILSEALEKWDAELFKNVLPRVYQIILEIDNRYVAEMAGRGLDPQVIENTRVVKDNQIHMAHLAIIGGHSINGVAKLHTELLKEDTLRDFYSIYPEKFNNKTNGIIQRRWLQIADQPLSAEIDKLIGQGWRSDIHELRKLLEFKDYQQVLGDFYRVKQEAKARLADFIKESTGVEVSTEAIFDVQVKRLHAYKRQLLNLLHIIKLYWDLKDNPDKDMVPRVFIFGAKAAPGYHFAKSVIKLINEVANLVNKDESLQGKLKVVFLENYRVSLAELIIPAADVSEQISLASKEASGTSNMKFMMTGAITLATLDGANIEIKDEVGDDNIVIFGMDKDQVYEHYARHDYYSRGVYESNPDIRRVVDTFVNGTIPNVREEGSEIYEALITHNDEYFLLEDFHAYVEAQEKIDDLYRDKEKWARMSLINIATSDKFTSDDTIEQYAKEIWNLEK, from the coding sequence ATGGAACTGACAAAAGAACGTTTTATTCGAGATTTTAAGGATATTCTACATGAAAGACAGCTGATTAAGGTTGCTGATGCGACTTCAGTGGAGCTTTTTCAGGCTTTGGCCAGCACTGTCCGCAAATATATCACTCCTCTATGGCTGGAGCGCCGCAATCAGCTGATTGAGCAGCAGCAAAAGACAGCTTATTACTTTTCTATCGAGTTCTTACCAGGACGTATGCTGGAAACCAATCTGCTCAACTTGGGTATCCTCGATACCGTCAAGGAAGGCTTTGCTGATTTGGGCGTTGACTTTGAGGATGTGAAGAATGCTGAGTATGACATGGCCTTGGGGAATGGCGGTCTGGGCCGCTTGGCAGCAGCTTTCATGGACTCGCTGGCAACAACTGGCTATCCTGGCTTTGGAAATGGGATTCGCTATCGCTATGGACTCTTTAAGCAACGCATCGTAGATGGCTATCAGGTAGAAATTCCTGATGCTTGGTTTGGCAGTCTGGGCAATGTCTGGGAAACACGTAAGGACCATGATATTGTTGATGTTAAAATCTTCGGAAATGTTTCCCTCCATGCCAATGAAAAGGGTCGGATTGTGCCTCTTTATGAGAATTCCAAAATCCTGCGGGCCGTTCCTTACGATGTGCCACAGATTGGCTTTGGCAATGACAATGTCAACAATCTCCGGCTTTGGGATGTTGAAATTCCAGAGGAGCATGAACTGGACTATCCGACCATTGAGGCGCGCCGCCGGGTACAGGATATCACTGCCATTCTCTATCCAGACGACTCTAGCTACGAAGGGAAAGAGCTGCGCTTGATCCAGGAATACTTCATGACCAGTGCAGGTCTGCAGACCATTATCAAATCCTACCTCAAGCAAGGTCGCCCGCTCAAGGATATTCATGAAAAGGTCTCTGTCCACATCAACGATACCCACCCAGCGGTTGCACCTGCTGAGTTTATGCGTCTCTTGATGGATGAGTACGATTTGGAATGGGCAGATGCTTGGAATGCTACAGTTAAAACCATGAGCTATACTAACCACACCATTCTGTCTGAAGCTTTAGAAAAATGGGATGCAGAGCTCTTTAAGAATGTCCTGCCGCGGGTTTATCAGATTATCCTAGAGATTGACAATCGCTATGTAGCAGAAATGGCTGGGCGTGGCCTTGATCCGCAAGTCATCGAAAACACTCGGGTTGTCAAGGACAATCAAATCCACATGGCCCACTTGGCTATCATCGGTGGCCATTCAATCAATGGTGTTGCTAAACTTCACACCGAATTGCTCAAAGAAGACACCTTGCGTGATTTCTATAGCATTTACCCAGAGAAGTTTAACAACAAGACCAACGGGATTATCCAGCGCCGCTGGCTGCAAATTGCGGACCAGCCTCTGTCAGCTGAGATTGATAAGCTGATTGGTCAGGGCTGGAGAAGTGATATCCATGAGCTGCGCAAGCTCTTGGAATTCAAGGATTATCAGCAAGTGCTGGGTGATTTCTATCGAGTGAAGCAAGAAGCCAAGGCTCGTCTGGCTGACTTCATCAAGGAATCAACAGGAGTAGAAGTCTCTACAGAAGCCATCTTTGATGTCCAGGTGAAACGCCTCCATGCCTACAAGCGTCAGCTGCTCAACCTTCTTCATATCATCAAGCTTTACTGGGACCTCAAGGACAATCCAGACAAGGATATGGTACCACGCGTCTTTATTTTCGGTGCCAAGGCTGCTCCAGGCTACCACTTTGCCAAGTCGGTTATCAAGCTGATTAATGAAGTAGCCAATCTAGTCAACAAGGATGAAAGTCTGCAAGGAAAACTTAAGGTTGTTTTCCTAGAAAACTACCGGGTCAGCCTGGCTGAGCTCATCATTCCAGCGGCAGATGTATCTGAGCAGATTTCTCTGGCTTCTAAGGAAGCTTCTGGTACTTCCAACATGAAGTTCATGATGACAGGTGCCATTACCCTAGCCACTCTGGACGGAGCCAATATCGAAATCAAGGACGAGGTCGGTGACGACAACATTGTCATCTTCGGGATGGACAAGGACCAAGTTTACGAGCACTATGCCCGCCATGATTATTACTCACGCGGTGTCTATGAGAGCAATCCAGACATTCGCCGAGTGGTCGATACCTTTGTCAACGGAACTATTCCAAACGTCCGTGAAGAAGGATCTGAAATCTACGAAGCCCTCATCACCCACAATGATGAATACTTCCTCTTGGAAGACTTCCATGCCTATGTAGAAGCTCAAGAGAAGATTGATGATCTCTATCGTGACAAAGAAAAATGGGCCCGCATGAGCTTGATTAATATCGCTACATCCGACAAGTTTACCTCAGATGATACCATTGAGCAATATGCCAAGGAAATCTGGAACTTAGAGAAATAA
- the glgA gene encoding glycogen synthase GlgA — protein MKILFAAAEGAPFSKTGGLGDVIGALPKSLVKAGHEVGVILPYYDMTHAKFGDQVEDLFYFEVSVGWRRQYVGVKRLVLNGVSFYFIDNQHYFFRGHVYGDFDDGERFAYFQLAAVELMERIDFIPDVLHVHDYHTAMIPFLVKEKYHWIQAYQNIKTVLTIHNLEFQGQFPDSMLWELFGVGYERYADGTLRWNDCLNWMKAGILYADRVTTVSPSYAGEIRTPEFGCNLDQILRMESGKLVGIVNGIDTDIYNPETDPLLAHHFDKSDLSGKLENKRALQERVGLPVRDDVPVVGIVSRLTRQKGFDLVVEELHNLLQEDVQIILLGTGDPAFEQAFAWFGHAYPDKLSANILFDVTLAQEIYAASDIFLMPSRFEPCGLSQMMAMRYGTLPLVHEVGGLRDTVEPYNAYTGKGTGFSFNNFSGYWLTWTFKEALKLYAEDKEAWKSLQEQAMERDFSWDTASQAYSDLYQSLL, from the coding sequence ATGAAGATTTTATTTGCAGCAGCAGAAGGAGCCCCATTTTCTAAGACAGGTGGTTTGGGAGACGTTATCGGCGCTCTCCCCAAATCACTGGTCAAGGCTGGCCATGAAGTTGGTGTCATTCTGCCTTACTATGACATGACCCATGCCAAATTTGGCGACCAAGTGGAAGACCTTTTCTACTTTGAAGTCAGTGTTGGCTGGCGCCGTCAGTATGTTGGGGTCAAGCGACTGGTCTTGAACGGTGTGTCCTTCTATTTTATTGACAATCAGCATTATTTCTTCCGTGGCCATGTTTACGGGGATTTTGATGATGGTGAGCGTTTTGCTTACTTCCAGTTAGCAGCTGTAGAGCTGATGGAGCGGATTGATTTCATTCCGGATGTTCTGCATGTTCACGATTATCATACAGCTATGATTCCTTTCTTGGTTAAGGAAAAATACCATTGGATTCAAGCATATCAGAATATCAAGACTGTCTTGACCATCCATAATCTGGAGTTCCAAGGTCAATTCCCTGACAGTATGCTTTGGGAACTATTTGGAGTAGGTTATGAGCGCTATGCAGATGGAACCCTGCGTTGGAATGACTGTCTCAACTGGATGAAAGCTGGTATTCTCTATGCGGACCGAGTGACGACTGTATCACCAAGCTATGCAGGTGAAATCCGGACACCAGAATTTGGCTGTAATTTGGATCAAATCCTGCGGATGGAGTCCGGTAAGCTGGTCGGAATTGTCAACGGTATTGATACGGATATCTATAATCCAGAAACGGATCCGCTCTTAGCTCATCACTTTGACAAATCTGACTTATCTGGTAAACTAGAAAATAAGCGGGCTTTGCAAGAGCGAGTTGGTCTACCTGTGCGTGATGATGTACCCGTTGTTGGGATTGTTTCCCGCCTGACGCGTCAGAAAGGCTTTGACTTGGTAGTGGAAGAGCTGCACAATCTCCTGCAGGAAGATGTGCAGATTATCCTCTTGGGAACAGGGGATCCAGCTTTTGAACAGGCTTTTGCTTGGTTTGGTCATGCCTATCCTGATAAGCTTTCAGCCAACATCCTCTTTGATGTGACCTTGGCTCAGGAGATTTACGCTGCCAGCGATATTTTCCTCATGCCAAGCCGCTTCGAGCCTTGTGGCCTGTCACAAATGATGGCTATGCGCTATGGAACCTTGCCTTTGGTGCATGAAGTGGGCGGTCTGCGTGATACCGTAGAGCCTTACAATGCCTATACAGGAAAGGGAACTGGCTTTAGCTTTAATAACTTTTCTGGCTACTGGCTGACTTGGACCTTCAAGGAGGCACTCAAGCTTTATGCCGAAGACAAGGAAGCTTGGAAATCTCTGCAAGAGCAGGCCATGGAGAGAGACTTCTCTTGGGATACAGCTAGCCAAGCTTACAGTGATTTATATCAATCACTGCTGTAA
- the glgD gene encoding glucose-1-phosphate adenylyltransferase subunit GlgD gives MKIDKYSAILGNTVGFHDMSTLTDHRPVASLPFGGKYRLIDFPLSSLANAGIRSVFGIFQQDNISSVFDHIRSGREWGLSTLLSHYYLGIYNTRVESSTVGEEYYKQLLTYLKRSGSNQTVALNCDVLVNIDLNQVFHLHNTTEQPITVVYKKLHKENISDVNAVLDIDETDHVRGHKLFDGREDAELFNMSTDIFVVDTPWLIEKLEEEAKKEHPQKLRYVLRDLATQEGAFAYEYTGYLANIYSVETYYQSNIDMLESQKFYSLFSPNQKIYTKVKNEEPTYYSESSKVARSQFASGSIVEGEVINSVISRNTKIKTGSSVKSSVLFPRVKVGENATVEYAIVDKGVEIAEGVVIRGTAEDPIVVKKGQKVTEDMIR, from the coding sequence ATGAAGATTGATAAATACTCAGCAATTTTAGGAAACACAGTCGGCTTCCATGATATGTCAACTTTGACAGATCATCGTCCAGTAGCCAGCTTGCCATTCGGTGGGAAATACCGCTTGATTGACTTCCCGCTTTCAAGTCTTGCCAATGCTGGTATCCGCAGTGTCTTTGGTATCTTCCAGCAGGACAATATCAGCTCTGTCTTTGACCATATTCGTTCTGGTCGTGAGTGGGGGCTGTCTACCTTGCTCAGCCACTATTACTTGGGAATCTACAATACCCGTGTAGAAAGCTCTACAGTCGGTGAGGAATACTATAAGCAGCTTTTGACCTACCTCAAACGTTCTGGTTCCAACCAAACGGTCGCTCTTAACTGCGATGTCTTGGTTAATATTGACCTCAATCAAGTTTTCCATTTGCACAATACAACAGAACAGCCAATCACAGTTGTCTACAAGAAATTGCATAAGGAAAATATTTCGGATGTGAATGCTGTCCTAGATATTGACGAAACGGACCATGTCAGAGGGCATAAACTCTTTGATGGACGAGAAGATGCCGAGCTCTTCAATATGTCTACAGACATCTTTGTGGTAGATACTCCATGGCTGATTGAAAAACTGGAAGAAGAAGCTAAGAAAGAGCATCCGCAAAAACTGCGCTATGTCCTGCGTGATTTAGCAACTCAGGAAGGGGCATTTGCCTACGAATATACAGGCTATCTGGCGAATATCTATTCTGTAGAGACCTACTACCAATCCAACATCGATATGCTTGAAAGCCAGAAATTCTACTCTCTTTTCAGTCCTAACCAAAAGATTTACACCAAGGTTAAGAATGAAGAGCCAACTTACTATTCTGAGTCTTCGAAAGTCGCTCGCTCCCAATTTGCGTCAGGAAGCATTGTAGAAGGTGAAGTCATCAATTCTGTGATTTCGCGGAATACCAAGATTAAGACTGGAAGCAGTGTTAAATCCAGTGTTCTCTTCCCTCGAGTGAAAGTTGGAGAAAATGCAACTGTTGAGTACGCGATTGTGGACAAGGGTGTTGAAATTGCCGAAGGAGTGGTGATTCGCGGAACAGCAGAAGACCCAATCGTAGTCAAGAAGGGCCAAAAAGTTACAGAGGACATGATTCGATGA
- a CDS encoding glucose-1-phosphate adenylyltransferase — translation MKNEMLALILAGGQGTRLGKLTQSIAKPAVQFGGRYRIIDFALSNCANSGIHNVGVITQYQPLALNSHIGNGSSWGLDGINSGVSILQPYSASEGNRWFEGTSHAIYQNIDYIDSINPEYVLILSGDHIYKMDYDDMLQSHKDNNASLTVAVLDVPLKEASRFGIMNTDANNRIVEFEEKPENPKSTKASMGIYIFDWQRLRNMLVAAEKSNVDMSDFGKNVIPNYLESGESVYAYDFEGYWKDVGTVESLWEANMEYISPENALDSRNRRWKIYSRNLISPPNFISENSHVEDSLVVDGCFVEGTVKHSILSTGAQVKKGAVIEDSVIMSGAVIGKDAKIKRAIIGEGAIISDGVEIDGTEEVYVVGYNEKVGVPKDED, via the coding sequence ATGAAGAATGAAATGCTAGCTTTGATTCTTGCCGGCGGGCAAGGAACTCGTCTTGGAAAGCTCACACAGAGTATCGCAAAACCAGCGGTACAGTTTGGCGGTCGCTATCGTATTATTGACTTCGCCTTGTCTAACTGTGCCAACTCTGGTATTCATAATGTCGGTGTCATTACTCAATACCAACCACTAGCTCTGAACAGTCATATCGGAAATGGCTCTAGCTGGGGGCTCGATGGTATTAACTCAGGCGTGTCCATTCTTCAGCCTTATTCTGCGAGCGAAGGAAATCGTTGGTTTGAAGGTACTAGCCATGCGATTTATCAAAATATTGACTATATCGACAGCATCAATCCTGAATATGTCCTGATTTTGTCTGGGGACCATATCTACAAGATGGACTATGATGACATGCTTCAGTCTCACAAGGACAACAATGCCAGCTTGACAGTAGCCGTTCTGGATGTGCCTCTCAAAGAAGCCAGCCGTTTTGGTATCATGAATACAGATGCTAATAATCGGATTGTTGAATTTGAAGAAAAACCTGAAAATCCTAAATCAACCAAGGCTTCGATGGGGATTTATATCTTTGACTGGCAGCGTCTGCGCAATATGCTGGTAGCTGCTGAAAAGAGCAATGTGGATATGTCTGACTTTGGTAAGAATGTTATCCCTAACTACCTTGAATCTGGCGAAAGCGTTTATGCTTATGATTTTGAAGGCTATTGGAAAGACGTTGGTACAGTAGAGTCTCTCTGGGAAGCCAACATGGAATACATTAGCCCAGAAAATGCTCTGGACAGCCGCAATCGTCGCTGGAAGATTTATTCTCGCAACTTGATTTCTCCGCCAAACTTCATCAGTGAAAATTCCCATGTAGAAGATTCGCTGGTCGTTGATGGATGTTTTGTTGAAGGTACAGTGAAACACTCTATCCTTTCTACTGGTGCTCAGGTTAAAAAGGGCGCAGTCATTGAAGACTCTGTCATCATGAGTGGAGCTGTTATTGGCAAAGACGCTAAGATTAAGCGGGCCATTATCGGCGAAGGTGCTATCATCTCTGATGGTGTAGAGATTGATGGTACAGAGGAAGTATATGTTGTCGGATACAACGAGAAAGTGGGGGTACCAAAAGATGAAGATTGA